From a single Ooceraea biroi isolate clonal line C1 chromosome 12, Obir_v5.4, whole genome shotgun sequence genomic region:
- the LOC105285112 gene encoding uncharacterized protein LOC105285112 isoform X3: MGQKDNNIRLPLTRRRRFCKKGWRNRWPSLKNVCQKEMYKGYLDFEELVKARTKCRKEIQQFVTQMSKKYYIHYHQYLNWRVSVECGSFFSFTHYMNMFIDEEELNLLLHPNETPHYLYYYLLMEELTSFLPEYSKNGHNDDLINIYYAKELLPYLKHRHLENVWQGFINRPAEQQLLEKVVEHLKSVNPKHPIFLASHDQFSVWKCHTIDENQWNTSDGRQILDILCKIFFCETNLNFPSVPYWQPIFRREYVLINYVLEKKTGFSASLAIIFQSVARRLGIRCDLLSFFVPSDRAWERNYWLLKWKPKWNLTNPDDEECFYIDRKLRAVILDNTNWSRIREITRCTISSDSYCRINTLELILGLSYYHVMGTLSGWLFVYNIFIDGVTYAKKRTRWFSRLLKLVKEKKGDLTFPKLYTGGQGYMPNFIPEVQKVESIIVARNGKTCTKLVRDTVSRMVSVICEKEEYTLKPKKRKAGMKFAVGMIVRIIYHNIVGAIIRWEEMNLKADEPSFYYIVLCENKKTYCVYEVSLEVVDTPEPMNIDLLGIYFCKFNDIYYLPNEMLANEYPDDVLYLAKKFS; this comes from the exons atggcctagtttgaaaaatgtttgtcaAAAAGAGATGTATAAAGGATATCTAGATTTTGAAGAATTGGTAAAAGCACGAACAAAATGTAGAAAAGAAATACAACAGTTTGTGACACAAATGAGCAAAAAGTACTACATCCATTATCATCAGTACTTGAACTGGAGAGTGAGCGTGGAGTGCGgcagttttttttctttcacccATTACATGAATATGTTTATTGATGAAGAAGAGCTTAATCTATTACTTCATCCAAATGAGACAccacattatttatattattatctactTATGGAGGAATTAACAAGCTTCTTACCTGAATATTCAAagaa TGGACATAATGATGAcctgataaatatttattacgctaAAGAACTTCTGCCATATCTGAAGCATCGTCATTTAGAAAACGTGTGGCAAGGATTTATAAATCGCCCTGCTGAACAGCAGCTATTGGAAAAG GTAGTGGAACATCTTAAAAGTGTGAATCCCAAACATCCAATTTTCTTGGCATCGCATGATCAGTTCTCGGTTTGGAAATGCCATACTATTGATGAAAATCAATGGAACACCAGCGATGGAAGACAGATTCTAGATATTCTTTGCAAGATATTCTTTTGTGAAACTAACCTAAATTTCCCTTCAGTTCCATATTGGCAACCAATATTTCGCAGAGAATACGTATTGATAAATTAT GTCTTAGAAAAGAAAACTGGTTTTAGTGCATCTCTGGCAATCATATTCCAGAGTGTTGCAAGAAGACTTGGCATACGCTGTGatctattatctttttttgtaccttctGATCGTGCTTGGGAGAGAAATTATTGGTTATTAAAATGGAAACCAAAATG gaatctAACAAATCCTGATGATGAAGAATGTTTTTATATCGATCGCAAACTTCGTGCAGTTATTTTGGATAATACTAACTGGTCCAGAATTCGTGAGATTACAAGATGTACCATAAGTTCTGATAGCTATTGCAGAATAAATACCTTGGAG CTGATACTAGGATTGAGTTACTATCATGTTATGGGAACACTGTCTGGTTGGCTTTTTgtgtataacatttttattgatggtGTCACATACGCCAAGAAAAGAACTCGTTGGTTTTCGAGGCTTCTAAAGttggtaaaagaaaaaaagggagaccTGACCTTCCCAAAGTTGTATACAGGAGGTCAAGGATATATGCCTAACTTTATACCGGAAGTGCAAAAG GTTGAATCTATAATTGTTGCACGCAATGGAAAGACATGCACCAAGTTAGTACGAGATACAGTATCCAGGATGGTGTCCGTG ATAtgtgaaaaagaagaatacaCACTCAAACCAAAGAAGAGAAAGGCTGGAATGAAATTTGCAGTTGGAATGATTGTGAGAATTATCTATCATAATATAGTAGGCGCGATAATCAGATGGGAGGAGATGAATTTGAAAGCTGATGAGCCATCTTTTTACTACATAGTCCTTTGCGAAAACAAGAAGACATATTGTGTTTACGAAG TGTCATTAGAAGTGGTAGATACGCCGGAACCTATGAATATCGACCTACTTGgcatatatttttgcaaatttaatgatatttattatttaccaaATGAGATGCTGGCAAATGAGTATCCAgatgatgtattatatttagctAAGAAATTTAGCTAA
- the LOC105285112 gene encoding uncharacterized protein LOC105285112 isoform X1, with protein MGQKDNNIRLPLTRRRRFCKKGWRNRWPSLKNVCQKEMYKGYLDFEELVKARTKCRKEIQQFVTQMSKKYYIHYHQYLNWRVSVECGSFFSFTHYMNMFIDEEELNLLLHPNETPHYLYYYLLMEELTSFLPEYSKNGHNDDLINIYYAKELLPYLKHRHLENVWQGFINRPAEQQLLEKVATFVTQWYQPEKRISYTHIERELDNLAQQVVEHLKSVNPKHPIFLASHDQFSVWKCHTIDENQWNTSDGRQILDILCKIFFCETNLNFPSVPYWQPIFRREYVLINYVLEKKTGFSASLAIIFQSVARRLGIRCDLLSFFVPSDRAWERNYWLLKWKPKWNLTNPDDEECFYIDRKLRAVILDNTNWSRIREITRCTISSDSYCRINTLELILGLSYYHVMGTLSGWLFVYNIFIDGVTYAKKRTRWFSRLLKLVKEKKGDLTFPKLYTGGQGYMPNFIPEVQKVESIIVARNGKTCTKLVRDTVSRMVSVICEKEEYTLKPKKRKAGMKFAVGMIVRIIYHNIVGAIIRWEEMNLKADEPSFYYIVLCENKKTYCVYEVSLEVVDTPEPMNIDLLGIYFCKFNDIYYLPNEMLANEYPDDVLYLAKKFS; from the exons atggcctagtttgaaaaatgtttgtcaAAAAGAGATGTATAAAGGATATCTAGATTTTGAAGAATTGGTAAAAGCACGAACAAAATGTAGAAAAGAAATACAACAGTTTGTGACACAAATGAGCAAAAAGTACTACATCCATTATCATCAGTACTTGAACTGGAGAGTGAGCGTGGAGTGCGgcagttttttttctttcacccATTACATGAATATGTTTATTGATGAAGAAGAGCTTAATCTATTACTTCATCCAAATGAGACAccacattatttatattattatctactTATGGAGGAATTAACAAGCTTCTTACCTGAATATTCAAagaa TGGACATAATGATGAcctgataaatatttattacgctaAAGAACTTCTGCCATATCTGAAGCATCGTCATTTAGAAAACGTGTGGCAAGGATTTATAAATCGCCCTGCTGAACAGCAGCTATTGGAAAAGGTAGCAACTTTTGTTACACAATGGTATCAGCCGGAAAAACGTATCTCTTATACGCATATAGAGAGGGAACTGGACAATCTTGCACAACAGGTAGTGGAACATCTTAAAAGTGTGAATCCCAAACATCCAATTTTCTTGGCATCGCATGATCAGTTCTCGGTTTGGAAATGCCATACTATTGATGAAAATCAATGGAACACCAGCGATGGAAGACAGATTCTAGATATTCTTTGCAAGATATTCTTTTGTGAAACTAACCTAAATTTCCCTTCAGTTCCATATTGGCAACCAATATTTCGCAGAGAATACGTATTGATAAATTAT GTCTTAGAAAAGAAAACTGGTTTTAGTGCATCTCTGGCAATCATATTCCAGAGTGTTGCAAGAAGACTTGGCATACGCTGTGatctattatctttttttgtaccttctGATCGTGCTTGGGAGAGAAATTATTGGTTATTAAAATGGAAACCAAAATG gaatctAACAAATCCTGATGATGAAGAATGTTTTTATATCGATCGCAAACTTCGTGCAGTTATTTTGGATAATACTAACTGGTCCAGAATTCGTGAGATTACAAGATGTACCATAAGTTCTGATAGCTATTGCAGAATAAATACCTTGGAG CTGATACTAGGATTGAGTTACTATCATGTTATGGGAACACTGTCTGGTTGGCTTTTTgtgtataacatttttattgatggtGTCACATACGCCAAGAAAAGAACTCGTTGGTTTTCGAGGCTTCTAAAGttggtaaaagaaaaaaagggagaccTGACCTTCCCAAAGTTGTATACAGGAGGTCAAGGATATATGCCTAACTTTATACCGGAAGTGCAAAAG GTTGAATCTATAATTGTTGCACGCAATGGAAAGACATGCACCAAGTTAGTACGAGATACAGTATCCAGGATGGTGTCCGTG ATAtgtgaaaaagaagaatacaCACTCAAACCAAAGAAGAGAAAGGCTGGAATGAAATTTGCAGTTGGAATGATTGTGAGAATTATCTATCATAATATAGTAGGCGCGATAATCAGATGGGAGGAGATGAATTTGAAAGCTGATGAGCCATCTTTTTACTACATAGTCCTTTGCGAAAACAAGAAGACATATTGTGTTTACGAAG TGTCATTAGAAGTGGTAGATACGCCGGAACCTATGAATATCGACCTACTTGgcatatatttttgcaaatttaatgatatttattatttaccaaATGAGATGCTGGCAAATGAGTATCCAgatgatgtattatatttagctAAGAAATTTAGCTAA
- the LOC105285112 gene encoding uncharacterized protein LOC105285112 isoform X2, translated as MGQKDNNIRLPLTRRRRFCKKGWRNRWPSLKNVCQKEMYKGYLDFEELVKARTKCRKEIQQFVTQMSKKYYIHYHQYLNWRVSVECGSFFSFTHYMNMFIDEEELNLLLHPNETPHYLYYYLLMEELTSFLPEYSKNGHNDDLINIYYAKELLPYLKHRHLENVWQGFINRPAEQQLLEKVATFVTQWYQPEKRISYTHIERELDNLAQQVVEHLKSVNPKHPIFLASHDQFSVWKCHTIDENQWNTSDGRQILDILCKIFFCETNLNFPSVPYWQPIFRREYVLINYVLEKKTGFSASLAIIFQSVARRLGIRCDLLSFFVPSDRAWERNYWNLTNPDDEECFYIDRKLRAVILDNTNWSRIREITRCTISSDSYCRINTLELILGLSYYHVMGTLSGWLFVYNIFIDGVTYAKKRTRWFSRLLKLVKEKKGDLTFPKLYTGGQGYMPNFIPEVQKVESIIVARNGKTCTKLVRDTVSRMVSVICEKEEYTLKPKKRKAGMKFAVGMIVRIIYHNIVGAIIRWEEMNLKADEPSFYYIVLCENKKTYCVYEVSLEVVDTPEPMNIDLLGIYFCKFNDIYYLPNEMLANEYPDDVLYLAKKFS; from the exons atggcctagtttgaaaaatgtttgtcaAAAAGAGATGTATAAAGGATATCTAGATTTTGAAGAATTGGTAAAAGCACGAACAAAATGTAGAAAAGAAATACAACAGTTTGTGACACAAATGAGCAAAAAGTACTACATCCATTATCATCAGTACTTGAACTGGAGAGTGAGCGTGGAGTGCGgcagttttttttctttcacccATTACATGAATATGTTTATTGATGAAGAAGAGCTTAATCTATTACTTCATCCAAATGAGACAccacattatttatattattatctactTATGGAGGAATTAACAAGCTTCTTACCTGAATATTCAAagaa TGGACATAATGATGAcctgataaatatttattacgctaAAGAACTTCTGCCATATCTGAAGCATCGTCATTTAGAAAACGTGTGGCAAGGATTTATAAATCGCCCTGCTGAACAGCAGCTATTGGAAAAGGTAGCAACTTTTGTTACACAATGGTATCAGCCGGAAAAACGTATCTCTTATACGCATATAGAGAGGGAACTGGACAATCTTGCACAACAGGTAGTGGAACATCTTAAAAGTGTGAATCCCAAACATCCAATTTTCTTGGCATCGCATGATCAGTTCTCGGTTTGGAAATGCCATACTATTGATGAAAATCAATGGAACACCAGCGATGGAAGACAGATTCTAGATATTCTTTGCAAGATATTCTTTTGTGAAACTAACCTAAATTTCCCTTCAGTTCCATATTGGCAACCAATATTTCGCAGAGAATACGTATTGATAAATTAT GTCTTAGAAAAGAAAACTGGTTTTAGTGCATCTCTGGCAATCATATTCCAGAGTGTTGCAAGAAGACTTGGCATACGCTGTGatctattatctttttttgtaccttctGATCGTGCTTGGGAGAGAAATTATTG gaatctAACAAATCCTGATGATGAAGAATGTTTTTATATCGATCGCAAACTTCGTGCAGTTATTTTGGATAATACTAACTGGTCCAGAATTCGTGAGATTACAAGATGTACCATAAGTTCTGATAGCTATTGCAGAATAAATACCTTGGAG CTGATACTAGGATTGAGTTACTATCATGTTATGGGAACACTGTCTGGTTGGCTTTTTgtgtataacatttttattgatggtGTCACATACGCCAAGAAAAGAACTCGTTGGTTTTCGAGGCTTCTAAAGttggtaaaagaaaaaaagggagaccTGACCTTCCCAAAGTTGTATACAGGAGGTCAAGGATATATGCCTAACTTTATACCGGAAGTGCAAAAG GTTGAATCTATAATTGTTGCACGCAATGGAAAGACATGCACCAAGTTAGTACGAGATACAGTATCCAGGATGGTGTCCGTG ATAtgtgaaaaagaagaatacaCACTCAAACCAAAGAAGAGAAAGGCTGGAATGAAATTTGCAGTTGGAATGATTGTGAGAATTATCTATCATAATATAGTAGGCGCGATAATCAGATGGGAGGAGATGAATTTGAAAGCTGATGAGCCATCTTTTTACTACATAGTCCTTTGCGAAAACAAGAAGACATATTGTGTTTACGAAG TGTCATTAGAAGTGGTAGATACGCCGGAACCTATGAATATCGACCTACTTGgcatatatttttgcaaatttaatgatatttattatttaccaaATGAGATGCTGGCAAATGAGTATCCAgatgatgtattatatttagctAAGAAATTTAGCTAA